From a region of the Chrysemys picta bellii isolate R12L10 chromosome 7, ASM1138683v2, whole genome shotgun sequence genome:
- the KLC2 gene encoding LOW QUALITY PROTEIN: kinesin light chain 2 (The sequence of the model RefSeq protein was modified relative to this genomic sequence to represent the inferred CDS: inserted 1 base in 1 codon; deleted 3 bases in 3 codons) yields MTFRVGKRGLHIWNDFVSMGRTVLGDFFQIWNDPVRSLAMATMVYPREEKLSQDEIVLGTKAVIQGLETLRSEHHSILASLLDPRNCLDKQHEASAVQEKSSLLRKSLDAIELGLGEAQVIIALSSHLSAVESEKQKLRAQVRRLVQENQWLRDELAGTQQKLQRSEQAVAQLEEEKKHLEFMNQIKKFDDDISPSEEKNGEAAKDSLDDLFPSDDDQGQGPTPGSGEAAAQHGGYEIPARLRTLHNLVIQYASQGRYEVAVPLCKQALEDLEKTSGHDHPDVATMLNILALVYRDQNKYKEAAHLLNDALAIREXTLGKDHPAVAATLNNLAVLYGKRGKYKEAEPLCKRALEIREKVLGRFHPDVAKQLNNLALLCQNQGKAEEVQYYYGRALEIYESRLGPDDPNVAKTKNNLASCYLKQGKYKEAEALYKEILTQAHEKEFGSVNGENKPIWMHAEEREESKDRRKDSVPYREYGSWYKACKVDSPTVNTTLKSLGALYRRQGKLEAAETLEECAMKTRKQGVHAISQTRVVELLKDGGRSERRPSRESLPNSAAKAENGPEPEDGIGTEWAGDGSGGLRRSGSFGKLRDALRRSSEMLVKKLQGSSPQEPRNLGMKRASSLNFLNKSVEESSPPTSNSLSESRGLSASTVDLSRRSSLLG; encoded by the exons aTGACATTTAGGGTTGGGAAAAGGGGACTCCACATCTGGAATGACTTCGTCAGTATGGGGAGGACGGTACTGGGGGATTTCTTCCAGATCTGGAATGACCCAGTGAG GAGCCTGGCCATGGCGACCATGGTGTACCCGCGAGAGGAGAAGTTGAGCCAGGATGAGATTGTGCTGGGCACCAAGGCAGTGATCCAAGGCCTGGAGACGCTGCGCAGCGAGCACCACTCCATCCTGGCCAGCCTGCTGGACCCCAGGAACTGCCTGGACAAGCAGCATGAGGCCAGCGCTGTGCAGGAGAAGTCCAGCCTGCTGCGCAAGTCCCTGGATGCCatcgagctggggctgggggaggcccaG GTGATCATTGCTCTGTCGAGCCACCTGAGTGCGGTGGAGTCGGAGAAGCAGAAGCTGCGGGCCCAGGTGCGGCGCCTGGTGCAGGAGAACCAG TGGCTGCGGGACGAGCTGGCG GGCACCCAGCAGAAGCTGCAGCGCAGCGAGCAGGCCGTGgcgcagctggaggaggagaagaagcacCTGGAGTTCATGAACCAGATCAAGAAGTTTGATGAC GACATCTCCCCCTCG GAGGAGAAGAATGGAGAGGCAGCCAAGGACTCGCTAGATGACCTGTTCCCCAGCGATGATGACCAGGGCCAAG GGCCGACGCCCGGCAGCGGGGAGGCCGCGGCCCAGCACGGGGGCTATGAGATCCCAGCACGGCTGCGCACACTGCACAACCTGGTGATCCAGTACGCCTCACAGGGGCGCTACGAGGTGGCCGTGCCGCTCTGCAAGCAGGCACTGGAGGACCTGGAGAAGACCTCGGGCCACGACCACCCCGATGTGGCCACCATGCTCAACATCCTGGCATTGGTGTACAG GGACCAGAACAAGTACAAGGAGGCTGCTCATCTTCTCAACGACGCGCTGGCCATCCGAG AAACCCTGGGCAAGGACCACCCTGCT GTGGCTGCCACCCTGAACAACCTGGCTGTGCTGTACGGCAAGAGGGGCAAGTACAAGGAGGCCGAGCCGCTGTGCAAGAGAGCGCTGGAGATCCGCGAGAAG gtgcTGGGTCGGTTCCACCCCGACGTGGCAAAGCAGCTGAACAACCTGGCGCTGCTGTGCCAGAACCAGGGCAAGGCGGAGGAGGTGCAGTACTACTATGGGCGGGCGCTGGAGATCTACGAGAGCCGCCTGGGGCCCGATGACCCCAACGTTGCCAAGACCAAGAACAACCTG GCATCCTGCTACCTGAAACAGGGCAAGTACAAAGAGGCCGAGGCGCTGTACAAGGAGATCCTGACTCAGGCGCACGAGAAGGAGTTTGGCTCAGTCAATG GAGAGAACAAGCCGATCTGGATGCATGCAGAGGAACGCGAGGAGAGCAAG GACAGGCGCAAGGACAGTGTCCCCTACAGGGAGTATGGCAGCTGGTACAAGGCCTGCAAGGTGGACAG ccccacagtGAACACGACCCTGAAGAGCCTGGGGGCTCTGTACCGGCGCCAGGGCAAGCTGGAGGCCGCTGAGACGCTGGAGGAGTGTGCCATGAAAACCCGCAAGCAG GGTGTGCACGCCATCAGCCAGACCAGGGTGGTGGAGCTGCTGAAGGACGGGGGCCGGTCGGAGCGCCGACCCAGCCGGGAGAGCCTGCCCAACAGTGCTGCCAAGGCTGAGAACGGGCCCGAGCCCGAGGACGGGATAGGCACGGAATGGGCTGGG GATGGCTCTGGAGGCCTGCGCCGGAGTGGCTCCTTTGGGAAGCTGCGGGACGCCCTGCGCCGGAGCAGCGAGATGCTGGTGAAGAAGCTGCAGGGGAGCAGCCCCCAGGAGCCCAGGAACCTGGG GATGAAACGGGCCAGTTCCCTGAACTTCCTCAACAAGAGCGTGGAGGAGTCGAGCCCG CCAACCAGCAACAGCCTCTCAGAGAGCCGGGGCCTGAGCGCCAGCACTGTGGACCTGTCCAGACGCAGTTCCTTGCTGGGGTGA
- the PACS1 gene encoding phosphofurin acidic cluster sorting protein 1, protein MGPGSPPIPQQTLTLVSSPRSPDEDSYQKFIPFIGVVKVGLIEDSPAAIGDGDDAPVVSLTVPSTSPPSSSGLVKDVCATPPSSPSMSSGLAVVGSPSSPYGDVIGLQVDYWLAHPTERRKEGEKRDASSKNTLKSVFRSVQVSRLPSGGESQPSGTMAMTVVTKEKNKKVPTIFLSKKPKEKEVDSKSQVIEGISRLICSAKQQQTMMKVSIDGVEWSDIKFFQLAAQWPTHVKHFPVGLFGSKPA, encoded by the exons ATGGGCCCCGGCTCACCGCCCATCCCCCAGCAGACCCTAACACTCGTCTCCTCTCCCCGCAGCCCGGACGAAGACTCCTATCAGAAGTTCATTCCTTTCATTGGG GTGGTTAAAGTGGGCCTCATCGAAGATTCCCCTGCAGCCATAG GAGATGGAGACGATGCGCCCGTGGTCAGCCTGACGGTTCCCTCCACGTCCCCCCCCTCTTCCTCCGGCCTGGTGAAGGACGTCTGTGCCACCCCACCATCCTCGCCGTCCATGAGCAGTGGGCTCGCTGTCGTGGG GTCCCCCAGCAGCCCCTACGGAGACGTCATTGGCCTGCAGGTGGACTACTGGCTCGCTCATCCCACGGAGCGCCGGAAGGAGGGCGAGAAGCGAGATGCCAGCTCCAAAAACACCCTCAAGAGTGTCTTCCGCTCGGTGCAGGTGTCGCGGCTGCCCAGCGGCGGGGAGAGCCAGCCCTCGGGGACCATGGCCATGACAGTCGTCACCAAAGAGAAGAACAAGAAAG TCCCCACCATCTTTCTGAGTAAGAAAcccaaagaaaaggaagtggatTCCAAGAGCCAGGTGATTGAGGGCATCAGCCGGCTAATCTGCTCTGCCAAGCAGCAGCAAACCATGATGAAAG TGTCCATCGACGGGGTGGAGTGGAGCGACATCAAGTTTTTCCAGCTGGCCGCACAGTGGCCCACGCACGTCAAGCACTTCCCTGTCGGACTCTTTGGCTCGAAGCCAGCGTGA